The nucleotide sequence AAAGCACTTTCAACCTATTGGAAAAGTATTCGACATCGACCTGAGAAAAAATTCTCTGATTTATTAATTTATTTAGCTGCACACATTAATCCAATAGACACTTGGAATAAGCATCATCAAAAGCTTACTACTTATTTTAATCAACTCGATCATGTACGTAAGATTAATAAACGAGCGTGATTATGCTCGTTTACCCAACTTCAAGCGCAGCTTCACCGCAAATAGTGAGTCTTTCCCACTAATCTTGATACGTTGTAGCTGCATAAAGTCTGGTGAACTACTATCTATACCTTCAATAGTGGTCACAGCATTGCTATAACCCGCCTGTTTCGCCAGTTCTACATCACGCTGTGAATAAATCCCGAATGGATAGGCAAAACTTGTCACAGGCTTGGCAATTAGAGCCTCAAGCTGATGTTTAGATTCCGTTAATTCCTTCAGACACGCTACATCATCCAATTTGGACAAATTTGCATGGGTCATAGTATGTGAACCGATTTCAACCAGGCCAGAATCTAACAACTGCTTGACCTGAACATCGTTCAGTTTTGGTTCCCGAGCCAGCTCACCACTGTTATGATGCGCTTTTTTATAAGTCGACCAATCACGATCATGCCGGTCAACCACAACGTAAATCGTCGCTTTTGCCTGATATTTTTCCAAGATAGGAAAGGCATTTTCCAAGTTATCCAGATAACCGTCATCAAAGGTAATTGCGACAGTTTTCTCCGGATGTTTCCCCCAATTCTCTTGTAATTCTTGCATGGTGACAAAGTGAAAACCTTCAGCTTTCATCCAAGCAATTTGTTTTTCAAACTCAGCCGGTTTGACCCGTAATTTATTAAACTTGGCTCCCTCAATATGATCACGCACCATGTGATACATCAAGACACGGGGTCTTTTCCAATCAACGGCAGGTTTCCACCACGCATATTTATAACTGAAGGCCAACATCAGAATCATGACAAGAACAACAATATAAATCACGGGAAACCCTGCTTATGGAGCGAGAAGATATGTTGCCACACGCTCCGCCTCTTTAAAAGCAGTTGCAGCGACTAATTTATCAAGCTGAGTGGTACTGGAAATAAGCTTCTGTTCATCTAATTTACTTACTGAACGCGTAATCCGATCTTCCTTCAAACGATCTACCTCAATCACCCCCACTTTACATCCGGCCGTCAGCGCTTCATATATCATCGATACACTGTCTTCGGTGACCCATACAGCTTCGGCTTTTTGCATCTCTTCAAAAATCCAGCCTTGGGGGGTATGTTCAACAGGGAAGATTTGTAAGCTTTCGCTATAAGGTTTGGCTTTCAAATGGTCTAAAAATTCTTTCGGCGTTCTGCGCGATGTAGTTAAAATGATTTCACTATTGCGATTTTTTTCTACAATTTGTTCAATTGCAGATAAGACTTTTTGTTCATTCCATTGATGACGTTTAGATGAACCACCCAATGCAATCAAAATCCGATTGGGTTGGTGACGACCTTCATTGACAATTGGATTAAGCACACCTTGAGTCAAAATCACATTACCTTTTTCAGGCACACCATCATGCTCAGGAATTACCACATGGTCGAACCAAGCAAAAGGAAAATTCGGTTTCATCAAAATGACAGTTTTCGTTTTTGGAAAAACTCTTCCTAAGAGCAAAACACGAAGCTGAGTATGACTCCCTACACCAAATATATAGTCAGGTATATTTTTTATAGCTTCATACTGATTTTTTCTAAACGAGCAAAAAAGCCCAAATACTGGGAGTTTTTCAATAGGAACTTCCTCAAAGGTCACATCAATTTCGGATAGCCTTTGCATGGCTTTATACAAGCCTAAAGCTTGCGATTGATGCCCTGCTTTTCTATCACTGACGTAGACAATATGCATTTACTGAATGACCTATCTTGAACTCATAAAAAAGGCGAAACATAAGTTTCGCCTTTCATCTTAACCGATTGACTTATTTTACGTAAGTTAACCAGTGTGCATATTTAGGATCTTTACCCTGAACTGCATCAAAGTAAGCTTTCTGGATTTGAGTGGTAATTGGACCACGTACACCTTCGCCAATTTGACGGTCATCGTATTCACGGATTGGAGTCACTTCTGCAGCAGTACCTGTGAAGAATGCTTCATCAGCGATATAGAATTCATCACGGGTAATACGGCGTTCAACCACTTCATAGCCAAGGTCTTTCGCTATGGTAATGATCGATTGACGAGTAATACCATCCAGTGCACCACCCGCGATATCAGGGGTATGGATCACGCCATCACGTACCAGGAATACGTTTTCACCAGAACCTTGGCAGACATAACCTTGTGGATCAAGAAGCATTGCTTCATCGTAGCCCGCATGAGCGACTTCTTGGTGAGCCAGAATAGACAGCGTGTAGTTACCAGAAGCTTTGGCTTTACACATAGTCACGTTTGGATGGTGATGCGTGAATGATGAAGTTTTTACGCGAATACCTTTTGCCATCGCATCTTCACCCAGGTATGCACCCCAGCTCCATGCAGCAACCACTGCATGAATGGTATTGTCAGTCGCAGCAATACCCAGTTTTTCAGAACCAATAAAGATAATTGGACGGATATAGCAAGATGCTAACTTGTTTTCACGAACGACATCAATTTGAGCTTGTTCTAATGCTGCATGATCAAATGGAACTTTCATTTGATAAATTTTTGCAGAATTAAGTAAACGTTTGGTGTGTTCTTTCAGACGGAAAATAGCCGTGCCATTCGGGGTTTCATAAGCACGCACACCCTCGAACACACCCATGCTGTAGTGCAAGGTATGTGTTAATACGTGAGTTTTCGCCTCACGCCAGTCTACGAGTTGTCCGTCTTGCCAAATGAAACCATCACGATCAGCCAAATTCATGCCACAAACTCCAATTTTTCACAATTATTCACTATCCAGTGCAAATACTGCACTTGGATCAATCAGTCTTTGCCATAACTTGCAAACGGTCTTTCGGGTATCGTGCCAGTCGCTCGCAGACACTTGCATGGATTGATTTGCAAGGGCTAAACGATGGCTCTCAGCGCGTTCACGGAGATAAGCTTGAATCAGAGCAGTCGCATCGTCGCTGGATAAGCAACCTGATTTTGCGGCATCCTCAAGGATTCTTACGTTGTCAGAGTAATGTGCGAGATCTTTATTCGCCCCACTCCAAGCCAATACTGCATACTGTGCCATAAATTCGATATCGACGATACCACCTGCGTCCTGTTTTAAATGAAAAATCCCATCTTTTTTCTGCTCTTTTGAAGAACCCAGATGATCTTTCATTTTCTGACGCATTTTCAGTACTTCTTCACGTACATGATTGATATCCCGTTTCTGGGTCAATACATCACAGCGCAAAGTTTCGAATTTCTGGCGTAGCTGCAGATCTCCTGCAATCGAGCGAGCACGTACCAAGGCCTGATGTTCCCATAGCCAAGCGCTCTTAAACTGATAATGTTCAAATGCTTTTAGACTAGTGACCAGCAGACCTGCTTCTCCAGATGGACGCAGACGCGTATCAATCTCATAGACCCGTCCATCCAGGGTTTGCGTCGTCATCAATGACATGAATTTTTGTGCCACACGCATGGCAAATTCAAAACCACTGATCGGCTTCTGGCCATCCGTATCCGCCTGTTCATCCATATAGTGGATAAACACTAAGTCTAGGTCCGAACCATACCCGAGCTCGATCCCTCCTACTTTACCATATCCGATCACCACAAAGGCAGTGTGATCGATCGAACAACGCTGTCCTTCAGCATCCAGCGGGAAGCCATGTTTTTTCGCCACGATCTGATAAGCCAGATGCAGCGCGGCATTCACGGAGACTTCTGCAATATCGGTGAGGGCATCGGAGACTTTCATTAATGGGCTTTCTGCCAGCACATCACTCGCTGCAACCGCCAAGACATTGGATTTTTTAAACAAGCGCAGTATCCGCATCTGATCCTCGACCTGATCGATCTCGATACGCAGTAACTGCTGACGCAATGAATCTTCTAGATCCTTACGCTTTGGCAGCTCAAAATCCATCGACAGGAATTCATCCAGCAGTACCGGATAATGGGTCAGCTCTTCACAAATCCATGGACTCACTGTCGCCATTTTCACCAGACGCTGCAAGGCACCTTTGCTTTCAATCAGCATCACCAGATAGACCGTACGGCGCAGTACCGACTCTACCAATGGCATCAAACGAATCAGGGCAATCTGCGGCTGATCGGACTGTAAAATCGCTTCAATCAGGTAAGGCCAGAAGGTTTTCAAACGCTGCATGGCTTTGACTGGCAGTTTTTTCAGGGTATTGCTGTTCCAGAATTCATGCACCAGATTGCGTGCATCTTCATCCAATACCTGATTCAGTTGCTGTTCCAGCTGGGAAAAATTGGAGACTTGGGTTTCCGGGCTACTTTCCTTGATCAAATGTTCAAACTGGTAAATAACCTTGGCACGTTTCTGGTTCAATACCTGCATGAAGTCATCCCAGCTGGCAAAACCAAGCGTATCTACAATGCGCTGACGTGGCTCATCTTCTGTTGGCAAAGACTGGGTCTGCTGGTCATTCAGCGCCTGAATTGCATGTTCGACCCGACGTAAGAACAGGTAAGCATCTTCGAGGTCTTCTACTGCCTGAGCATCCAGCAGCTCCGCATTGACCAAATGTCGTAAGCTCACCAGACACTGCCGGTCCTGTAATTCTAGTTTGGAACCGCCATAGATCAGCTGGAAGACCTGCACAATAAATTCAACTTCACGGATCCCGCCAGCGCCGAGCTTGATATCATCTTCAATATTGCGGCGCTGTACTTCACGCTGGATCATGGCTTTCATTTCACGCATGGCAGCGAAAGCGCTGTAATCTACATAGCGACGGAACACGAAAGGACGGGTCATTTCCAATAGTTCCTGACCTTCCGGACTTGGATTGACGATACGCGCCTTGATCCAGGCATAACGTTCCCATTCACGGCCGTGCTGGCTCAGGTATTTTTCTAGCGCCATATGGCTGATCACCAGTGGAGAGCCATCGCCCCACGGACGTAAACGCATATCCACGCGGAACACAAAACCATCTGCAGTAATATGATCCAGCAGATAAATCAGTTTTTGTCCCCAAAGAATACAGAACTCTTGCACATCAATGCATTTACGACCATCAGTTTCACCCTGCTCGTCAAAGGCAAAGATTAGGTCGATATCGCTAGATAAATTCAGTTCCTGTGCGCCAAGTTTCCCCATGGCGATGACGATAAGGTCTTGCACCTTGCCGTTATAGCCAATCGGTTGGCCATATTTTTCTACCAGAGGAATCCGGGCAAAATCTTTAGCAGCACAGATCGCAGCATCAGCGAAGTCTGACAATTCCTTGGTCAGGGCCATGACTTCAATCATCTGGTTGGCATCCTGCCAGATCCAGCGAAACATCAGACGGTCACGCAGAATGCGTAGCGCACTCATCCACTCGGCTTCATCACTTAGCCCCGCCAAAGTTTCCGTGACATATTGATTGATTTTTTCGGTACTGAGTCCACCCTGAAAATGGTCAACTGCATAATCCTGTTCCAGCAAAGCCGCATGTTTGGACAATACCTGTTCAGCATATTGGCTTGCCCTTAAGGTTTTCTGCAATTGCACTTGATTCATTTTCAGTCCAGTCCCCTGTCATATTTTTTCTAGTTATAACAGGAGACTGACTAGACTGGGAATGCTTGGAGAGAAATTAATTCTGTACTTTTTGAACGGCAGCAGGTTCAGGCACAGCCAAAGCCTGATGTTCATTGGTGGCTTTCGGGAGTAATACTGTGAATGTTGTACCCTGGCCTTCCTTAGAGTCGACATAAATCTGGCCATGGTTCAGATCCACAAAGCGCTTACATAGCACCAGACCAAGACCTGCACCTTTTTCTTCCGCGGTACCTTTAACGCTGACCACCAGATCTGGCTTGAACAGGTTCTTCATCTGTTCTTCGGTCATACCGAGGCCGGTATCCTGCACCTGGATTCTTACCAGTTCATCTTCGGCTTCAGCATACAAAATCACCTGTCCTTCCTGATTGGTCGGGGTAAATTTCAGCGCGTTAGAGACCAGGTTTTGCAACACTGAGGTAATCATATTGATATCGGCATTGACTTTAACGCCTTCAGGAATCCGATCGATCAGGGCAATTTTCTTGTTTAACGCTAGGCTTTTCAGCACATCACAAACAATTTTGCTAGACTGTTTTAACTCGAAATTAATCGGGTGATAGACAAAACGCCCACCCTCGGCCATAGCCCAGGTCAGCAGGCTTTCCAGCAGGTTATAGGTGGATTTGGCATTGTCATACAGATATTCTGTGATGCTCTGGATACTGGATTCATCCAGCGTCTCCCGCTCTTCTGCCAGCACTTCGGAAAACCCGAGCAAGCCATGGAACGGTGCACGCAGGTCATGCGCAATGATCTGGAAGAACTTAGTCTTACTGAAGTTCATCGCACATTGCTGTTCGTACAATTCTTTCAATTCATTATAGTCTTCATGCAGGCGAATCAAGCCAACCAATCCATCGGCAAACTCCCGCACCAGACTGATGTCTTCTGCTTCGAAAGCATCCTGTTGATCATCAAAAAAAACCACATGGCCAATTGAATGGGTTTCATTAACTTTGAGATTATAAGAAATAAAACGCTGATGTTCGACCCCATGAGCCCGCAAATATTCCGACATTTCGGCATAGGCGGGATGTGTGCGATCCAGATAGACGTCATTTTGCAGATAATGTAGCAGATTTAATTCTGGCGGTGTTTCAAAACCCCAAAAGCCAGTGTTAGTGGTATACCAGATATAAGGCTCTTTATGAAAACCCAGCAGGCATTTATCTACCTTGAGCAACCGACGTGCGACCTTGGAAAAGGTATAAATCAGGTTATTATTGGTATGGACACCCAAAATCAAAGACAGGCGGCACGAGCTGAGCTGTTCAGTATTTTGACCTATCTCCAAAAGGTTAAGCTTCATCTCTGCCTCACATGGTTTTTTTTATTCGACCAAATTTATACAATCAATAACAAAGTATTTATATTGTCTCAACGACATAATCTGACATCAAGACCAAGTTATTAGCTTACATTTAACTACGTATCAGCGTGTTTTTTCTTTAAAAATTGTAAAACAAGTTTGAAATTACCCGTTATTTGTAAACTAACGAGCATGTCCACATTATGATTATTTTTTGTACCACAGCAGCATGATAAGCACTAGCTCAGCATATATCATTTATTCAATAGTTCTAACTAAAAACGCTAAGATAGCGGATTTAAAGTACTATTTATAAAATCAGCCTTACTATTCACTTTTCATTGCTATTTTGGTTTTCTCCAATTTTTTCTTTTAAATGATTGTTCACTTTAAATAAATTTTTAAATTAATGTACTTTGTTCTGTGTGTATTTCTTGTAAATAAAAGACCAACAGAGTGGCAAAATCTACCAATTTCTTGGTGATTGATCGGAATTTGAGTCTTTTAATTTGTAAACAGGCACTACAGTTCTCTTCAACCGCTTCACTTTGTTTCGGGCTATGCTTTTTCGATTGCATTAAAATTCTTTTTTCGGATCAATCTATATCTCATACCCATAAAAAAAGCGACCTTTAAAGGCCGCTTTTTATTTTCGCTATATCAATTCATCAGTTATCAGAAATCAGCGCGACCTGCTGCACATAGTTAAACAGCTTCTGACGTGATGCTGCCAGCTCTTCTTCTGGTAACTGGTTCTTGATATCGCGATGCACACGTAATACATGCTGACGCAAGGTGTGACGCTCGGTCGCATTATAAATTTTGGTAAATTCATTAATCGCAGGATCACCATCTTTGATCAGACGATCAGTCCAACGTTGTAATTGTGCGGTCTTTTTCAACCCCTGTTTCGGGGTCAGATAAGACAGGATCACATTTTCATCTTCATTGCGCAGTAACTTACCAATACGCTGAAACTGGCGACGGCGTGCTTCATTGGAGGTAATCGTCTGCACATCAAGCAACGCATCAATCAGACGTTCCTCAACAGGCAGATTCTGAATTTGTTTGACACTCAGCTCTGCAAGCTGTGCGCCTAAAGCTGCCATTCGCTGGACAGCTTTTTTCTGTTCGGTTTTACTTGCACGTCCTTCTAAAGATTCAAAGTCTTCTTCAGTAAAACTGTGCGGTCGACGTGCCACGATTAATCTGCCTCGTAAAATTTTGCTGCAAACAGTGCCTGGATTTCAGACAAGGCTTTTTCCTCATCTGCTCCATCCAGCACCAAGCGTAAAGTTGTTCCCTTCCCAGCACCCAGCATGAGCAGGGACATGATATTTTTCGCATCAACAAGCTTGTCACCCTTTCCAATCTGGATATTGGAACGAAATTTGGTGGTGACTTCAATCAGCTTGCCTGATGCACGCGCATGTAAACCCAGTTTGTTAATTACGTCAACAGTCGTATCAATCATGACCAGTGCTTCATTTCTCGGTGGAGGACTTGAACAGACCATTTTGCCTCAAGCGCTTTTTTTAGTCTATCCACAATATAAACAGAACGATGCTGACCACCGGTACAACCAATCGACACAGTAATATAGTGACGATGCCCTTCTGCGAATGCAGGTAACCATTTGTCCAGAAAATGGTAAATATCCAGGAACATTTCTTCAACCTGTTCACTCTGTTCCAGGAAAGTCTGCACAGGTTGATCCAGTCCAGAATATTTACGCAGCTCCAGATCCCAGTGCGGGTTTGGCAGATGGCGTATATCAAACACATAATCCGCATCTAAGGGAATGCCATGCTTATAGCCAAAGGATTGTAGAATCACGATCAGGTTATCGGTCTGGCCCAGCTTGTGCAGCAAGGTATGCTTCAGGTCGTGTACGCTCTTGTCTGTGGTATCAATATGCACAGTCGAACGCATTTGGATCGGGAGCAGCAGCAATTTTTCTTCTTCAATACACTGCGCCAAACTGTTAAAGCGACCTGACAATGGATGTGGTCGGCGTGACGCACTAAAGCGTGCAATCAGTTCCTGATCCTGTGTGGTCAGGTAAATCACATCCACCGTACCATGTTTCTGCAGTTGTTCAAAAACATGATCAAATTCTTGCAGATCAGCACGGGTACTGCGAACATCCACACCCAAGGCTAACTGCTCCAGGCTATTTTCCTGATCCAGCTTGGCAACAATTTCAGGCAGCAATGCTAGCGGCAAATTATCGATACAGTAATAGCCCAAGTCTTCTAGCACCTGCAAGGCAGATGATTTACCTGAACCGGATTGTCCTGTGACGATCAGTATGCGCTTCATGCACTGCGATCCTTTCTATGATTATGCAGAGTATTTTACCTGCAGATTGTCAATCAAACGAGTCTTGCCCAGTTTAGCAGCGATGAATAGCACCACATCCTGATTAAACTCATCAATTTTTTGCAGTTCTGGGGTGCGTGCTTCTACGTAGTCCACCACAAAACCGGCATCGGTCAGCATCTGCCGAATACCTGCCAATGCTGCATCCAGAGTTGCACCTTCATGCAACTGCTGTTCAGCAGCTTTCAGGCTACGGTAAATGGTCGGTGCAGTCTGACGTTCTTCTTCAGACAGGTATCCATTACGAGAACTTAAAGCCAGACCATCTTCTGCACGGGTAATAGGCACACCAATCACTTCCAGTGGAATATTCAGATCCTGTACAAACTGGCGGATTACTGCCAGCTGCTGATAATCCTTTTCACCAAAGAAGGCATAGTTTGGCTGCACAATGTTAAACAATTTGGTAACAACCACAGCCACGCCATCAAAATGGCCTGGACGTTGCAGACCACACAGGTCATTGGTGATGTCAGACACGCTGATATTGGTCAGACGCGGCTTGGTACCATACATCTGCTCAACAGTTGGAGCAAAGACGATGTCACAACCCACTTCAGCCAGCAACTTCTGATCCTGTTCCAAAGTACGTGGATAGTTATCAAAATCTTCATTTGGTCCAAACTGGATTGGATTCACAAAGATACTGACCACGACTACATCACACAGCTTGCGTGCTTCACGTACCAAATTCAGGTGACCTTGATGCAGATTACCCATGGTCGGTACGAAGCCGATGATCTTACGTGCTGAACGCGCCGGATTTAACGATGCTGCTAAACCTTGGATTGTTGTTTCTGTTTTCATCTTATAACTCAACCTGGAAGGTATGTTCAGGTGCAGGAAATGAGCCATCTAACACGGCTGCATGATAAGCCTTGAATGCATCCAGGATTGCATTGGCACCTGATTGTTCTTGCATAAAGTTGCGTACAAATTTAGCCATATGGCCGAAGTTCAGACCGAGCATGTCCTGTACCACCAGTACCTGACCATCGGTATCAGCTCCAGCACCAATCCCGATCACCGGAATATCCGGGAATAGGTCTGCGACTTCTTTACCGAGCTGTGCAGGCACACATTCCAGCAACAGCAATGCTGCACCGGCTTCTACCACTGCCTTACAGTCAGTAATTAGCTGATCTGCTGCGGCACGGCTACGTGCCTGTAATTTATAACCGCCAAACACGTTTACCGATTGTGGAGTCAGACCTAAATGCACACACACCGGAATACCATTACGGGTCATCACCTGTACCGTTTCAGCCAGCCAGGCACCGCCTTCCAGCTTCACCATCTGCGCACCTGCTTGCATCACGGTACGTGCACTTTGCAAAGCATCATTTAATGTTGCATAGCTCATAAATGGCAGATCAGTCAGGATAAAGGCATGCTGGTTCGCACGACGCACTGCAGCCGTATGATAGGCCATATCTGCGACAGTCACTGGTAAAGTAGAGTCATGCCCCTGAATGGTCATACCCAGAGAATCCCCGATCAGAATGCTATCCACTTCGGCGATTTCCATGGCTTTGGCCATACTGGCATCGTAGCAGGTCAGGCAGGAGAATTTGCGGCCGTCCGCCTTGAATCGTCTTAAGTCACTCAGACTGATCATGAAGGTGTTCCTCTCTAAATTGAAGTTCTCGCGAACATGCCAATCACTTAAAAATTAAAGATTCGCCCAGTTGGTACGATCCAGTACCGTTAAGGTCGATTGTTTTACGATGTCCAGGTCTTTTAATGTTTGTCCATTCAGCTGCAAATCAGCATTCAGATCCAACAGCGGCAATAATACAAAATCGCGCTCCAATACACCGACATGCGGCACAGTCAAACGCTCATTCTGAATCCGTTCATCCCCATAGATGAGCAAATCCAAATCTAAGGTACGTTCCCCCCAATGACGCAGACGTACCCGACCCGCTTCCTGTTCAAATGCCTGCAAACGATCCAGCAAATCCAATGGCGCCAGATCGGTAATAAGCTCTGCCACGGCATTGTGATAATTGGGCTGATCCTGCGGTCCCATTGGTGGGCTCTGGTACAGATGCGAGACTCTCACCTGCCCTAAAGTTGCCAGTTTCTGTACCGCATCTGCCAGAATCTGGCGAGAATCCCCGAGATTACTACCTAAACCGATATAAGTCGTGATCATTGTGTCGGTCCAAAAACAACCTGGCTTAAATCACGCTGTACACGTTTGCGTTTCAAAATTGGATGATCTGGACCGATCTCGCCACTGCTGCTGGCTGCCGCATGAGAAACAGGTTTAGCAGCAGCTTCCATTTTGGCTTTACGGGCACGACGGCTACGTGGTTCTGGCTCATTTACCAATGGCTCAATCTCAGCAGTTTCCTGAGCAGCCAGATGCTGTTCCAGATGTTCTTCCTGACTAGCCTTACGACGATTCTTGGCACGCTGCCGATTATACTGAGCAATCGCGCGTTCTTTTTCGTCTGCGGTCATCTGCTGATAAGCATCCCACCAGCTACCCATGCCTTGAGCTGTTTCATCGCCAGACTTTTCACGTAGCAACAAGAAGTCGAAACCGGCACGGAAACGGGCATGACCTGACAAGGCTTCAATCTGTTGTGGTTTTGGATTTAGCAAACGAGTCTGCATTTCCCAGACTTCGCGGATAAAAGTTTCTGCAAAAC is from Acinetobacter sp. ANC 7912 and encodes:
- a CDS encoding polysaccharide deacetylase family protein gives rise to the protein MIYIVVLVMILMLAFSYKYAWWKPAVDWKRPRVLMYHMVRDHIEGAKFNKLRVKPAEFEKQIAWMKAEGFHFVTMQELQENWGKHPEKTVAITFDDGYLDNLENAFPILEKYQAKATIYVVVDRHDRDWSTYKKAHHNSGELAREPKLNDVQVKQLLDSGLVEIGSHTMTHANLSKLDDVACLKELTESKHQLEALIAKPVTSFAYPFGIYSQRDVELAKQAGYSNAVTTIEGIDSSSPDFMQLQRIKISGKDSLFAVKLRLKLGKRA
- a CDS encoding ELM1/GtrOC1 family putative glycosyltransferase; translation: MHIVYVSDRKAGHQSQALGLYKAMQRLSEIDVTFEEVPIEKLPVFGLFCSFRKNQYEAIKNIPDYIFGVGSHTQLRVLLLGRVFPKTKTVILMKPNFPFAWFDHVVIPEHDGVPEKGNVILTQGVLNPIVNEGRHQPNRILIALGGSSKRHQWNEQKVLSAIEQIVEKNRNSEIILTTSRRTPKEFLDHLKAKPYSESLQIFPVEHTPQGWIFEEMQKAEAVWVTEDSVSMIYEALTAGCKVGVIEVDRLKEDRITRSVSKLDEQKLISSTTQLDKLVAATAFKEAERVATYLLAP
- a CDS encoding branched-chain amino acid transaminase translates to MNLADRDGFIWQDGQLVDWREAKTHVLTHTLHYSMGVFEGVRAYETPNGTAIFRLKEHTKRLLNSAKIYQMKVPFDHAALEQAQIDVVRENKLASCYIRPIIFIGSEKLGIAATDNTIHAVVAAWSWGAYLGEDAMAKGIRVKTSSFTHHHPNVTMCKAKASGNYTLSILAHQEVAHAGYDEAMLLDPQGYVCQGSGENVFLVRDGVIHTPDIAGGALDGITRQSIITIAKDLGYEVVERRITRDEFYIADEAFFTGTAAEVTPIREYDDRQIGEGVRGPITTQIQKAYFDAVQGKDPKYAHWLTYVK
- the glnE gene encoding bifunctional [glutamate--ammonia ligase]-adenylyl-L-tyrosine phosphorylase/[glutamate--ammonia-ligase] adenylyltransferase — protein: MNQVQLQKTLRASQYAEQVLSKHAALLEQDYAVDHFQGGLSTEKINQYVTETLAGLSDEAEWMSALRILRDRLMFRWIWQDANQMIEVMALTKELSDFADAAICAAKDFARIPLVEKYGQPIGYNGKVQDLIVIAMGKLGAQELNLSSDIDLIFAFDEQGETDGRKCIDVQEFCILWGQKLIYLLDHITADGFVFRVDMRLRPWGDGSPLVISHMALEKYLSQHGREWERYAWIKARIVNPSPEGQELLEMTRPFVFRRYVDYSAFAAMREMKAMIQREVQRRNIEDDIKLGAGGIREVEFIVQVFQLIYGGSKLELQDRQCLVSLRHLVNAELLDAQAVEDLEDAYLFLRRVEHAIQALNDQQTQSLPTEDEPRQRIVDTLGFASWDDFMQVLNQKRAKVIYQFEHLIKESSPETQVSNFSQLEQQLNQVLDEDARNLVHEFWNSNTLKKLPVKAMQRLKTFWPYLIEAILQSDQPQIALIRLMPLVESVLRRTVYLVMLIESKGALQRLVKMATVSPWICEELTHYPVLLDEFLSMDFELPKRKDLEDSLRQQLLRIEIDQVEDQMRILRLFKKSNVLAVAASDVLAESPLMKVSDALTDIAEVSVNAALHLAYQIVAKKHGFPLDAEGQRCSIDHTAFVVIGYGKVGGIELGYGSDLDLVFIHYMDEQADTDGQKPISGFEFAMRVAQKFMSLMTTQTLDGRVYEIDTRLRPSGEAGLLVTSLKAFEHYQFKSAWLWEHQALVRARSIAGDLQLRQKFETLRCDVLTQKRDINHVREEVLKMRQKMKDHLGSSKEQKKDGIFHLKQDAGGIVDIEFMAQYAVLAWSGANKDLAHYSDNVRILEDAAKSGCLSSDDATALIQAYLRERAESHRLALANQSMQVSASDWHDTRKTVCKLWQRLIDPSAVFALDSE
- a CDS encoding HAMP domain-containing sensor histidine kinase: MKLNLLEIGQNTEQLSSCRLSLILGVHTNNNLIYTFSKVARRLLKVDKCLLGFHKEPYIWYTTNTGFWGFETPPELNLLHYLQNDVYLDRTHPAYAEMSEYLRAHGVEHQRFISYNLKVNETHSIGHVVFFDDQQDAFEAEDISLVREFADGLVGLIRLHEDYNELKELYEQQCAMNFSKTKFFQIIAHDLRAPFHGLLGFSEVLAEERETLDESSIQSITEYLYDNAKSTYNLLESLLTWAMAEGGRFVYHPINFELKQSSKIVCDVLKSLALNKKIALIDRIPEGVKVNADINMITSVLQNLVSNALKFTPTNQEGQVILYAEAEDELVRIQVQDTGLGMTEEQMKNLFKPDLVVSVKGTAEEKGAGLGLVLCKRFVDLNHGQIYVDSKEGQGTTFTVLLPKATNEHQALAVPEPAAVQKVQN
- the yjgA gene encoding ribosome biogenesis factor YjgA; the protein is MARRPHSFTEEDFESLEGRASKTEQKKAVQRMAALGAQLAELSVKQIQNLPVEERLIDALLDVQTITSNEARRRQFQRIGKLLRNEDENVILSYLTPKQGLKKTAQLQRWTDRLIKDGDPAINEFTKIYNATERHTLRQHVLRVHRDIKNQLPEEELAASRQKLFNYVQQVALISDN
- a CDS encoding HPr family phosphocarrier protein encodes the protein MIDTTVDVINKLGLHARASGKLIEVTTKFRSNIQIGKGDKLVDAKNIMSLLMLGAGKGTTLRLVLDGADEEKALSEIQALFAAKFYEAD
- the rapZ gene encoding RNase adapter RapZ, with protein sequence MKRILIVTGQSGSGKSSALQVLEDLGYYCIDNLPLALLPEIVAKLDQENSLEQLALGVDVRSTRADLQEFDHVFEQLQKHGTVDVIYLTTQDQELIARFSASRRPHPLSGRFNSLAQCIEEEKLLLLPIQMRSTVHIDTTDKSVHDLKHTLLHKLGQTDNLIVILQSFGYKHGIPLDADYVFDIRHLPNPHWDLELRKYSGLDQPVQTFLEQSEQVEEMFLDIYHFLDKWLPAFAEGHRHYITVSIGCTGGQHRSVYIVDRLKKALEAKWSVQVLHREMKHWS
- the panC gene encoding pantoate--beta-alanine ligase — its product is MKTETTIQGLAASLNPARSARKIIGFVPTMGNLHQGHLNLVREARKLCDVVVVSIFVNPIQFGPNEDFDNYPRTLEQDQKLLAEVGCDIVFAPTVEQMYGTKPRLTNISVSDITNDLCGLQRPGHFDGVAVVVTKLFNIVQPNYAFFGEKDYQQLAVIRQFVQDLNIPLEVIGVPITRAEDGLALSSRNGYLSEEERQTAPTIYRSLKAAEQQLHEGATLDAALAGIRQMLTDAGFVVDYVEARTPELQKIDEFNQDVVLFIAAKLGKTRLIDNLQVKYSA